Genomic DNA from Equus asinus isolate D_3611 breed Donkey chromosome 10, EquAss-T2T_v2, whole genome shotgun sequence:
GTTCCTGGGTGATCACACTACCTACTTCCCGTCCCCCAGGCTCTGGCCCATGTGGAGGCCTATATCGACTTTGGTGAGGATGACAATCTGGAGGAGGGAGTCCTGGAGCGAGGTGGGTCTGCCTGGGGTGCGGGGTTGGGACACCTGGCATCTCAGCCCCCAGAagccccctcactccctccctctgcttccttcacCCACAGCTGACAGCGAAGTGCGGGAGCTGGAGGTGGCACTGGGCGCACACCTTCGAGATGCCAGGCGCGGACAGAGGCTCCGCTCAGGGGCGCACGTAGTGGTTGCGGGACCCCCCAACGCCGGCAAGAGCAGCCTGGTGAACTTACTCAGTGcgtgggaggtgggcaggggcggggccaggagctggggagctgTCGTTCCGGTGTAaggaaggggccagggaggaCGCAAGCTCAGTCTGGCGCTGGGCGGGGGAGGGAGAGCTTGAGGGAGGGGCTGTCTCACTCCTGCACCCTCATTCTCTGACCCTCTCCCCCCAGGCCGGAAACCTGTTTCCATTGTGTCCCCTGAGCCAGGGACCACCCGCGACGTGCTGGAGACCCCTGTGGACCTGGCCGGGTTCCCAGCACTGCTGAGCGACACGGCGGGCTTGCGGGAGGGCGTGGGGCCCGTGGAGCAGGAGGGTGTGCGGCGCGCCCGTGAGAGGTGGGCGGGCAGGTGGAAAACGGGGCCTTTCCTCTGTTGTTTTCCTctgttgcatttatttttctttcttcctgaatcAGAAAAGGCTGCTAAGCTCCCTTAACCATGGGGACTCCGTGATTTGGGGAGGGCAGCCCTTGGAGTTCGGCCTCTGCCTCGCCCCTCGCTCTCCGCCCCGCCCCTCGCTCTCCATCCCGCCCCCCCGAGTCTGCCCCGCCCCTTGCTCTCCACCCCGCCCCCCGAGTCTGCCTCGCCCCTCGCTCTCCTCCCCGCCCCTCGCTCTCCGCCCCGCCCCAGGTCTGCCCTGCCCCTTGCTCTCCACCCCGCCCCCCGAGACTGCCCCGCCACCGGGTCTGCCCCGCCCCTTGCTCTCCACCCCGCCCCCCGAGTCTGCCCCGCCCCTCGCTCTCCGCCCCGCCCCCCGAGTCTGCCCCGCCCCTCGCTCTCCGCCCTGCCCCTTGCTCTCCGCCCCACCCCAGGTCTGCCCCGCCCCTTGCTCTCCGCCCCGCCCCCGGGTCTGCCCCGTCCCTCGCTCTCCGCCCCGCCCGATGCCCTCAATTGCTCACCTCCCCGGGCTCTGCTCAGTGGGTTCTCCCGCTCACCTggttctcccttccttcccagaCTGGAGCAGGCGGACCTCATTCTGGCTGTGCTGGACGCCTCTGACTTGGCCTCTCCGTCCAGCTGCAACTTCCTGGACACGGTTGTCACCCCTGCGGGAGCCCAGAGCCCCAACGGGAGCAGCCAGCGCCTCCTGCTGGTCCTGAACAAGTCAGACCTGCTGCTCCCGAGGGGCCCAGAGCCCAGTCCTGACGTGCCCCCTCACTTGCTGCTGTCCTGCCTGACCGGGGAGGGGCTGGACGGCCTCTTGGAGGCGCTGAGGAAGGAGCTGGCTGAAGTGTGAGCCCCCCTCTCGCCCGTCCCACAGCCTCCCTTCACCCAGGTTCAAGTGGGGGCTGAGCCCCTGGCTTTGGGCGCATGACTGCCCCGCAGGCTCAGTttatatctgcaaaatgggtacgGATCACCTCCCTTCGAATAGTAGTTGTGAAGTTGGAAAAAGACGGTCTTTTTCCTTCCAGATGCGGGGACCCGGCCACAGGCCCACCGCTGCTGACGCGCGCAAGGCACCAGCATCACCTCCAGAGCTGCCTGGACGCCCTCGGCCTCTACAAGCAGGCGAAAGACCTGGCTCTGGCGGCCGAGGCGCTGCGGGTCGCCCGGGGGCACCTGACTCGTCTCACCGGTGGAGGGGGCACCGAGGAGATCCTGGACCTCATCTTCCGGGACTTCTGCGTGGGAAAATAAGGGGATTGGCGAAGCTCGGACCCAGGCTGGGTGGACGCCCGGAAGCTATGAGACATCTGAGAACAGCTTAGGCCAAGTGGACTCTCATCCCCTGGGGGAAGAACTTGACCCCAAACGGTGAAGCCCCTGTTGTTGGCCAGATGCGGCTGGGGGCGACTTGTTGGGCGCGCAGGTCCAGGAGTAGGACTGAAGGAAGTCTCTCTGGGCACCTGATGCTGGGGAAGTAGGAGTAGAGAGTTGGGACGAAGCTCGGAGGGTCTCAGGGTTTTTGTTTCATGACTTTAAATTTTGCAAGTACCCAAGGAATGTGAAAAACTCAGGTGATCTGGAAATGTTTAAACCTCCCCTGGGTTTGACCTTCCCTGGGGTCATGGCTTAACTTGTgtccttccagaactttctctgtgtgtttgtatTCTTGTGGCTGCACCTGTAAAATATGTTTTGTCTTGCATTTTATACataaattgtgttttattttttattatattgaggtcaGAATGGTTTATAGCATTGTTTATgttttagttgtacattattatttgtcagtcaccatatatatgtgtccctttaaccCTTATGCctacctcccaacccccttcccctctggtaaccactgatctctttctgttagttttatcttccacatatgaatgaaatcatacagtgtttgtcttgctttgtttggcttattttgcttaacataataccctcgaggtccatctatgttgttgcacataggacaattttgtccttttttcttgctgagtagtattccgttgtatgaatatcccacatctttatccattcatctgtcgatgggcacttgggttgcttccaagtgtcggctattgtgaacagtgctgccgTGAACATGGGGTGGCGGAGATCTTTCTGCATTAGTGTTtgcatattctttggataaatacccagtagtgggatagtcatatggtatttctatttttaatgttttgaggaatctccatactgttttccatagtggctgcacgtgtttgcattcccaccagcgctgtgagagggttcccttttctccacaccctctgcaacatttgttgttttttgtcttgctgattatagccattctgatgggt
This window encodes:
- the GTPBP3 gene encoding tRNA modification GTPase GTPBP3, mitochondrial, yielding MWRGLWTLVTWAAHGPRSPRSCMRQASGAPAPGSGATIFALSSGQGRCGIAVIRTSGPASGHALRSLTAPRDVPPPRSACLRLLSDPRTGEPLDRALVLWFPGPQSFTGEDCAEFHVHGGPAVVSGVLQALGSVPGLRPAEAGEFTRRAFAHGKLSLTEVEGLADLIHAETEAQRRQALRQLDGELGHLCRSWAETLTKALAHVEAYIDFGEDDNLEEGVLERADSEVRELEVALGAHLRDARRGQRLRSGAHVVVAGPPNAGKSSLVNLLSRKPVSIVSPEPGTTRDVLETPVDLAGFPALLSDTAGLREGVGPVEQEGVRRARERLEQADLILAVLDASDLASPSSCNFLDTVVTPAGAQSPNGSSQRLLLVLNKSDLLLPRGPEPSPDVPPHLLLSCLTGEGLDGLLEALRKELAEVCGDPATGPPLLTRARHQHHLQSCLDALGLYKQAKDLALAAEALRVARGHLTRLTGGGGTEEILDLIFRDFCVGK